A DNA window from Hordeum vulgare subsp. vulgare chromosome 1H, MorexV3_pseudomolecules_assembly, whole genome shotgun sequence contains the following coding sequences:
- the LOC123398075 gene encoding brefeldin A-inhibited guanine nucleotide-exchange protein 5-like, which translates to MPTSSRWMRAGRGGRRPTSSCLPTPDADGADKTEEEENPMMETVRSKCITQLLLLGAIDSIQKRYWSKLQATQQIAIMDILLSLLEFASSYNSPSNLRTRMHHIPPERPPLNLLRQELAGTIAELVLLLFASTWELAFTVQDPDFVAFRMAAISETSQGNLILL; encoded by the exons ATGCCCACCTCCTCCAG GTGGATGCGAGCAGGGAGAGGTGGAAGAAGGCCTACGTCGAGCTGCCTCCCG ACACCTGATGCTGATGGAGCTGACAAgactgaagaagaagagaaccctATGATGGAGACTGTTAGAAGTAAATGCAtcactcagctgctgctacttgggGCTATTGACAGTATACAG aaGAGGTATTGGAGCAAACTACAAGCCACACAACAGATCGCAATTATGGATATCCTGCTCTCGCTCCTAGAATTTGCTTCTTCATATAACTCACCATCGAACCTTCGGACAAGGATGCACCATATACCGCCAGAAAG GCCACCACTAAATCTTCTTCGCCAGGAGCTAGCTGGAACTATTGCGGAACTG GTTTTGTTGCTTTTCGCATCCACGTGGGAATTGGCCTTTACGGTGCAGGATCCAGATTTTGTTGCTTTTCGCATGGCCGCTATATCAGAAACTTCTCAAGGAAATTTGATTTTGCTCTAG